From a region of the Syngnathus scovelli strain Florida chromosome 19, RoL_Ssco_1.2, whole genome shotgun sequence genome:
- the tpbg1b gene encoding trophoblast glycoprotein a, which produces MLDLSPSRLFCSTLLLLLLLGSVYAPAAPASSCPTGCECSEVAHTVKCVAKDLRSVPLGIPGYTRNLFITGNQITCIGTDSFKGLGNVTNLSLSNNRISEVDSHAFSGLPSLRSLDLSSNQLAVFHPEAFTVANQSLRQLNLSRALYNHSAVLDLATALRWSALSSLRSLDLSHNGLFYLPPRIFSHLSGLHRLLLTNNSLVAVRNATLAGLESLRELDLTLNSLKNIPEEGLCELDSLSEAEILLGENPFTCVCGIEPLARWLNRSQGRVRDPDHLVCAFPAALRNTSLLSVVGASGSLRCRQRGAGADLALQTSYVFLGLVLGLVGLVFLFVLYLNRRGIKKRVYDMRDACREVWEGYHYRFELESDPRLSQVSSSTDM; this is translated from the exons ATGCTGGACTTGAGCCCCAGTCGCCTCTTCTGCAGCaccctcctgctcctgctcctgctgggCTCCGTTTACGCACCGGCAGCTCCAGCCTCCTCCTGCCCGACGGGCTGCGAGTGCTCCGAAGTGGCGCACACGGTGAAGTGTGTGGCCAAAGACCTCCGGAGCGTCCCGCTCGGGATCCCTGGATACACCCGGAACCTTTTCATCACCGGCAACCAGATCACATGCATTGGCACAGACTCCTTCAAGGGCCTCGGCAATGTCACTAACCTTTCACTAAGCAATAACAG GATTTCCGAGGTGGACTCGCACGCCTTCTCTGGCCTTCCGAGTCTTCGCTCGCTGGACCTGAGCTCCAACCAGCTGGCGGTGTTCCACCCAGAAGCCTTCACGGTAGCCAACCAATCGCTCCGCCAGCTCAACCTGAGCCGTGCCCTCTACAACCACTCGGCTGTGCTGGACTTGGCCACGGCTTTGCGCTGGAGCGCCCTAAGCTCTCTGCGCAGCCTCGACCTGTCGCACAACGGCCTCTTCTACTTGCCGCCACGTATTTTCTCCCACCTGAGCGGACTTCACCGGCTGCTGCTCACCAACAACTCCCTGGTTGCCGTGCGCAACGCCACCCTGGCCGGTTTGGAGTCTCTCCGGGAGCTGGATCTGACACTCAACTCGCTGAAGAACATCCCCGAGGAGGGCCTGTGCGAGCTGGACTCGCTCTCCGAGGCCGAGATCCTCCTGGGTGAGAACCCCTTCACGTGTGTGTGCGGCATCGAACCTTTAGCCCGCTGGCTCAACCGCTCTCAGGGACGCGTCCGTGACCCTGACCATCTGGTCTGCGCCTTCCCTGCCGCCCTGAGGAACACCTCTCTGCTCTCGGTGGTGGGTGCCTCCGGCAGCCTGAGGTGCCGCCAAAGGGGCGCTGGCGCCGACCTGGCCCTGCAGACCTCCTACGTGTTCCTGGGCCTAGTACTGGGTCTGGTGGGCCTGGTCTTCCTCTTTGTGCTCTACCTGAACCGCAGAGGCATCAAGAAGCGCGTGTACGACATGCGTGATGCCTGCAGGGAGGTGTGGGAGGGCTACCACTACCGCTTCGAGCTCGAATCGGACCCCCGCCTCTCCCAGGTGTCCTCGAGCACTGACATGTAA
- the tmem222b gene encoding transmembrane protein 222: MADLTEKAETMKNYHIASEKINPLAGRFPHCIVWTPIPVLSWLFPFIGHMGICTSVGVIRDFAGPYFVSEDNMAFGRPTKYWMLDVSKVYAGGSSAWDIAVHDASEEYKHRMHNLCCDNCHSHVAMSLNLMRYDNSTSWNMVKLCLLVLLHGKHVSCAGFLKTWLPFLMLLGIIVTVALVINLR, encoded by the exons ATGGCTGATTTAACCGAGAAGGCGGAAACCATGAAGAACTATCACATAGCGTCGGAAAAGATAAACCCGCTGGCCGGTCGTTTCCCTCATTGTATCGTGTGGACCCCCATCCCCGTGTTGTC TTGGCTGTTTCCATTTATTGGGCACATGGGCATCTGCACTTCAGTTGGAGTCATCCGAGACTTTGCTGGACCCTATTTTGTATCC GAGGACAACATGGCTTTTGGAAGACCAACAAA ATACTGGATGCTGGACGTAAGCAAAGTCTATGCCGGTGGCTCTAGCGCTTGGGACATTGCCGTGCACGACGCTTCGGAGGAGTACAAGCACAGGATG CACAACCTGTGTTGCGACAACTGCCACTCGCACGTGGCCATGTCTCTCAACCTGATGCGCTACGACAACAGCACGTCGTGGAACATGGTCAAGCTCTGCCTCCTGGTGCTACTGCACGGAAAGCACGTCAG CTGCGCGGGCTTCCTGAAGACGTGGCTGCCCTTCCTCATGCTGCTTGGCATCATTGTGACAGTGGCGCTTGTTATCAACCTCCGATGA
- the LOC125987239 gene encoding membrane progestin receptor alpha-B: MFVGNVGLLFNALPSKNLTPPSSSVAYFLSGRGRRQRTHGPRRRGSRLVKREPDTLPGAMTTIVMERIGRLFISLQHIKQVPRLLTSEASPSMPGTVRDTEVPHFFRERYVGTGYRPLHQCWRYYFLSAFHRHNETINIWTHLLAFLVLLAKMSDVAQSVDLAQDRHAWPLLILFLSALNYTAWSVVAHLLGGKSEMCHYAFFFLDYVGVAQYQYGSAVVHYYYAAEEGFHRWMGPIFMPVAAFLSWLSCLGCCYGKYRNHTLPPWVRKVGQVAPSTIAYMWDISPVVHRLLLSNPENDPAFVHHLSHIAFFLGCAVFFAFPVLERCWPGGCDFLGQGHQLFHILLSCCTLCQIHASQLDYESRRQVYTLLHAGDDAAFFVNLYGLTLFMCILIAAFMLRKAKRLLDRQTKSK, encoded by the exons atgtttgttggTAATGTCGGCCTACTTTTCAATGCACTTCCGTCTAAGAACTTGACACCGCCCTCCTCATCTGTTGCATATTTCTTATCTGGGCGTGGAAGAAGACAGAGGACGCACGGACCAAGGCGGCGAGGCAGTCGTCTGGTGAAAAGGGAACCCGACACG CTTCCCGGCGCCATGACGACCATCGTGATGGAGCGAATTGGGCGCCTCTTCATCAGCCTGCAGCACATCAAGCAGGTCCCTCGGCTGCTGACCTCCGAGGCATCTCCCTCCATGCCCGGCACTGTGCGCGACACTGAGGTGCCCCACTTTTTCCGCGAGCGCTACGTTGGCACCGGCTACCGGCCCCTCCACCAGTGTTGGCGCTACTACTTTCTGTCCGCCTTCCATCGCCACAATGAGACCATCAACATCTGGACGCACCTGCTGGCCTTCCTGGTTCTCCTGGCCAAGATGAGCGACGTGGCACAGTCGGTGGATTTGGCACAGGACCGGCACGCGTGGCCTCTGTTGATCCTCTTCCTGTCTGCACTTAACTACACGGCGTGGAGCGTGGTGGCGCATCTCCTGGGTGGCAAGTCGGAAATGTGCCACTATGCCTTCTTCTTTCTGGACTACGTGGGTGTGGCGCAGTACCAGTACGGCAGCGCCGTGGTGCACTACTACTACGCGGCTGAGGAAGGGTTCCATCGGTGGATGGGTCCCATCTTCATGCCCGTGGCGGCTTTTCTCAGTTGGCTGTCGTGTCTGGGCTGTTGCTACGGGAAATACCGGAACCACACCCTCCCGCCTTGGGTGCGCAAGGTGGGCCAGGTGGCGCCGTCCACCATCGCCTACATGTGGGACATCAGCCCTGTGGTGCACAGACTCCTCCTTAGCAACCCTGAAAACGACCCAGCCTTCGTGCACCACCTGAGCCACATCGCCTTCTTCCTAGGCTGCGCCGTTTTCTTTGCCTTCCCCGTGCTGGAGCGCTGCTGGCCGGGAGGTTGCGACTTCCTGGGTCAGGGGCACCAGCTGTTCCATATTCTGCTTTCCTGTTGCACCCTGTGTCAGATCCACGCCTCGCAACTGGACTACGAAAGTCGGCGGCAGGTGTACACGCTGCTCCACGCCGGAGACGACGCGGCGTTCTTCGTCAACCTCTACGGGCTGACGCTCTTCATGTGCATACTCATCGCCGCTTTTATGCTGAGGAAGGCCAAACGGCTGCTGGACCGCCAGACCAAGTCCAAGTGA
- the sh3bgrl3 gene encoding SH3 domain-binding glutamic acid-rich-like protein 3, which translates to MGIKLYYTTVTASRTIKSQQAEVMRILDSKSIQYELVDISVGGELRDEMRSKAGNPAAVPPQLFNDDQYCGDYEMLSDAVEADTVDQFLKLA; encoded by the exons ATGGGGATCAAACTGTACTACACCACTGTAACTGCCTCACGGACG ATCAAGTCCCAGCAGGCCGAAGTGATGCGCATCTTGGACAGCAAAAGCATCCAGTATGAGTTGGTGGACATCTCcgtgggcggcgagctgcgcgaCGAGATGCGCAGCAAAGCGGGTAACCCAGCGGCCGTCCCGCCGCAACTGTTCAACGACGACCAATACTGCGGG GATTACGAAATGTTGTCTGACGCGGTGGAGGCGGACACAGTGGACCAGTTCCTGAAACTGGCGTGA